In one window of Thermodesulfobacteriota bacterium DNA:
- a CDS encoding type IV pilus twitching motility protein PilT → MAQIDAFFKLMHEQGASDLHLISGSQPILRIRGEMERVKYKIMENDELKAMLYEITPEDKIKIFEETGDLDFGHEIPGLARYRANFFMQKYGIGAVFREIPNDILSAEQLGLPAVVKNLATLPKGMILVTGPTGSGKSTTLAAIVDHANATRKDHIITVEDPIEFVHKSKGCIVNHREVGTHTKSFAAALRASLREDPDIILVGELRDLETIALAMEAAMTGHLVFATLHTLNASKTVDRMIEIFPANQQPQVRSTLADALRAVVSQTMFKRVDIKGRCVALEILIATPAVRNLIREGKTYQIPSAMQTGKKYGMQTLDDAIMELLQKGWIDATEAYNKSINKEKFTQFLKKPPEDFTEV, encoded by the coding sequence TGAGCAGGGCGCCTCGGACCTGCATCTTATATCCGGATCTCAACCTATCTTGCGTATTCGGGGTGAGATGGAACGGGTCAAATATAAGATCATGGAAAACGACGAACTCAAGGCCATGCTCTATGAGATCACCCCGGAGGACAAGATCAAGATATTTGAGGAGACCGGCGATCTTGATTTCGGTCATGAGATCCCGGGATTAGCCAGATATCGCGCCAATTTTTTCATGCAGAAATACGGCATAGGGGCGGTTTTCAGAGAGATACCGAACGATATCCTGTCGGCCGAACAATTGGGCCTGCCGGCGGTGGTTAAGAACCTGGCTACGCTCCCTAAGGGTATGATATTGGTGACCGGCCCTACCGGCAGCGGTAAATCAACGACACTGGCCGCGATTGTTGATCACGCCAATGCGACCCGCAAGGATCATATTATCACGGTTGAAGACCCTATCGAGTTTGTGCACAAGAGCAAAGGCTGTATTGTAAACCATCGTGAGGTAGGAACGCATACAAAGTCTTTTGCCGCGGCCCTCAGGGCCAGCTTGCGTGAAGACCCGGACATTATCCTGGTCGGTGAGCTGCGTGATCTGGAGACTATCGCTCTGGCCATGGAGGCGGCTATGACCGGCCATCTGGTCTTTGCCACGTTACATACATTGAATGCCTCCAAGACCGTGGACCGCATGATTGAAATCTTCCCGGCCAACCAGCAGCCCCAGGTGCGCTCTACTCTGGCTGATGCCTTGCGGGCCGTGGTCTCACAGACCATGTTCAAGCGCGTGGACATTAAAGGCAGGTGCGTGGCCCTGGAAATATTGATTGCCACACCTGCAGTGCGCAACCTCATCCGTGAGGGGAAAACCTATCAGATCCCATCTGCCATGCAGACCGGTAAAAAATACGGCATGCAGACCCTGGACGATGCCATTATGGAACTCCTGCAGAAAGGGTGGATCGATGCCACTGAGGCGTATAACAAGAGTATCAACAAAGAAAAATTTACCCAATTTTTAAAGAAGCCGCCGGAAGATTTCACGGAGGTATAA